TCGGGTTTGCCCAGCCAGTGATCGAACAGTTTGATGAGGTCAGTTTCCAGCACCGGCTTGCTCAGGTAATCCTGCATGCCTGCGCTCAGGCAATGCTCACGGGTGTCCGGCTGCGTATTCGCCGTCATGGCGATGATGGCGCCGGTGTGCGGCGCTTGCTGGCGTATGGTGCTGGTGGCGGCAAAACCGTCCATTTCCGGCATCTGGCAGTCCATCAGCACCAGATCATAGTGCTGGTCGTTGCAGCGTTGCACAGCTTCTTTGCCGTCGGCTGCGGTATCGGCTTGCAGCCCCAGCGATTGCAGCAGGTGGTACATGACTTTGCGGTTGATGGCATTGTCGTCAACGACCAGTATATGCTGGCTGGCATACTGGTGTGTGGTGATGGGGGTAGTGGTGTCGATATCAACCGCCTGCGCCAGCGTGACCGGCAGGCTGAACCAGAAACAGCTGCCCTGGGTGCGGTGGTCGTTTACGCCTATCTCGCCGCCCATCAGCTCGATAAGTTGCTTGCTGATGGTGAGACCAAGACCGGTGCCGCCGTATTTTCGCGTGGTGGAGCCATCTGCCTGGGAGAATGCCTGGAATAAGCGTAGCTTGGCTTCATCTGAAATGCCTATGCCATTGTCTTCGACGCGCACGGTCAGCAAATCCTGGTCAAATTCTGCAGAAATGCGTACAGCACCGGCGCTAGTAAATTTGATTGCGTTATCAATCAGGTTGGTCAGCACCTGGCGGATGCGCCAGGGATCGCCGAAAATGAATTGTGGCACGTTGGCGGCGATATCCAGCGCGAAATCCAGATTCTTTTCTGCGGCGCGCAGATTGAATAATTGCGCGGTGTCGCGCAGATGCTGATGCAGATCAAACGCAATATGCTCGATATCGAGTTTGCCAGCTTCGATTTTGGAGAAATCCAGAATGTCGTTAATAAGTTTGAGTAGGGTCTTGGCGGCGTTGTCTACCGTGCTGGCATATTCATATTGTGTTGCGTTCAATGGTGTTTTGAGCATGAGTCCGCTCATGCCGATAATCGCGTTCATCGGCGTGCGGATTTCGTGACTGACATTGGCGACGAACTCGGCCTTGATGCGGACGGCTGCGAGCGCGGCATCACGTGCCTGTTGCAAATTCTGTTCGGTTTGGCGACGTTGGGTAATGTCGCGCATGATCGCCTGTATCATCGGCTGATCCTCGATGCGCATGGCATACATGGCGATTTCCGCGGGGAAAATTTCGCCATTGCTGCGTATGCCGTACCACTCAAATGCATAGTAGCCATCTTTGCGCACGCGCTGGATGGCTTCTTTGGCAACGGTCTCGGCGCTGCGGCCGTCAGCCTGTATCGGCGCGCCTAGCAGATGTGGCGGCCGGCG
The DNA window shown above is from Sulfuriferula thiophila and carries:
- a CDS encoding hybrid sensor histidine kinase/response regulator, with amino-acid sequence MKQINLKLSLTIGFGLMLVLLLALTLLGLAQMRSINAKLEKIVTVNNYKTELITIMRDALRDRTITLHSLVLNTTPFEQNDELYEFHENSVRFGQALQALNLSPLDADEQRRLLEISEYAKIAQPLGVYTANLALDQRNTEALALLQKSTIPAQKKILTALDDLLAVQRRANADAAVAAFNTYDQTRSFVIAMGTAAGFVGLFIAVFVTRRASRQADEIEKQKLKYQTLFEANSDAIIIIGKSGFTDCNPAALSMFKINTVNEFIRRPPHLLGAPIQADGRSAETVAKEAIQRVRKDGYYAFEWYGIRSNGEIFPAEIAMYAMRIEDQPMIQAIMRDITQRRQTEQNLQQARDAALAAVRIKAEFVANVSHEIRTPMNAIIGMSGLMLKTPLNATQYEYASTVDNAAKTLLKLINDILDFSKIEAGKLDIEHIAFDLHQHLRDTAQLFNLRAAEKNLDFALDIAANVPQFIFGDPWRIRQVLTNLIDNAIKFTSAGAVRISAEFDQDLLTVRVEDNGIGISDEAKLRLFQAFSQADGSTTRKYGGTGLGLTISKQLIELMGGEIGVNDHRTQGSCFWFSLPVTLAQAVDIDTTTPITTHQYASQHILVVDDNAINRKVMYHLLQSLGLQADTAADGKEAVQRCNDQHYDLVLMDCQMPEMDGFAATSTIRQQAPHTGAIIAMTANTQPDTREHCLSAGMQDYLSKPVLETDLIKLFDHWLGKPDTTVTPPLDLAKLQQLFRQDDALITELLRLYLSSSAPLIAQLEQGIIEQNPDATRYAHELKGAAAYISAQSTALLCATIEDAIEAADWTQAHSHLTRLKDDFDITRAFIDQYLASAAL